The following nucleotide sequence is from Penaeus vannamei isolate JL-2024 unplaced genomic scaffold, ASM4276789v1 unanchor3738, whole genome shotgun sequence.
atatatatatatatatatatatgatgtatatatgtatatatatatatatatgatgtatttatgtatatatatatatatatatatatatatatatatatatatatatgatgtatatatatatatatataaatatatatatatatatatatatatatatatatatatatatatatatatatatatatatatgtatattgtatatagttATATTGTCATATTTTTATTTAAGTTTATAGCTGCACATATTTAATAAAAGTGCTATGGTACAGAAGAGCTTCTTGATGAAGATTACATTTTCAGAACATAACACTGCTAAGCCAAAGTGGCGAGTATCGTGTCCCCTCATGGAGAGATATATGCAAAGATATTAtcaaggatggaaaaggaggtctctgtttatctcttaacATTGCTTTAGCAGCTGTCTTGAGGGCTGTTGGCTTCCGGGCATATACAGCAGGAGCTGATTATGTGGCAACCAGAGGGAGAGGTGTTCATGTTGTGGTCATAATTGACTTGAGCAGTATGACCGGACTCTATTCAGGACGGTTGAGAAGTAGCATGAGCGGCTATAGGAGAAGACATGATGCTCCTTACCAGACTCTCTCTTATAAGGGGGGAGACAACTCTCAttatgaaaaaggaagaacacaGACGCCACCACAGAAGAATAAGCTACAGACATTCCTCTCACATGATAGTGATTCTTCACGTGtgacagaaggagagaatggtTTATATCTTGCTGATGTCGGATGTGGTTTCCCCACTCTGACTGCAGTAAACCTAAAAAAGGACATTGGCAAAGTTTTCCTGGAGTGTTGCCTTGAATATTGTTTGGTGAAGAAAGGCCAACAGTTTATCAGGATGCATTGTGCTGGAGATTGTATcccagaaggggaagaggtaatgAGTAAAAGATAAATTTAAAACCCAATGAcagcttgtttgtgtgtgctttcctGTAATCAGTTATTAATTTGAAGATCATTGTATGATATTTAGAGTAAGAAAATTGATAGGATGCACATATGTGCATCCTATTAATTATTAAGTCCTTTAAATCAGTTTAAAGAGGGTATTTCTGTCATTGTGGTTTATTTGTGAGTTTTTCTTAATATGCTCTTTTTAGTTGGTAGTTGAGATACAAGTCAGTTTTATGCTGACAACTAATTTATTTATGTCAAAATAAATTTTGTGTGTATTCAAAAATAGATTATTTACCTCATGACACATATAGTAGGTTTTCAGCAGCCAATTATATTTATCCAGTCATTCTCTCTCACAGGGCAATGTGAACTCAGAAGGTTGGCGTCCCGTTTTTTCTTTCAACCTAACTCCTCGTGACTTGAGTTTTTTCAAGCACTCCATGAAACTCATATATGTTGATAAGGAGACATCTCCATATTTTGGTGAATTACATGCCATTTGCTACATCAGTAGTCATGAGATGATAGCCGTAAAAAATGAAGAACTGATACAGAGCAAAGCAatagaaggaagtagggagaacgCTTTCTGTAACTTGAGAAAAGTAAGATCTCGAGTAAAGCAAAGACAAGATGAATTGATTGAGGTACTATATGAAAACTTTTTTATGATCCCAAGGACAGAGGTTGATATTGCACTAAAGAAGTTTTTCAATATGAAGTGAGAGTAAGtactaatgattgtgataattatactgaAAGAGCATATAGAGCAATAAGAAAAATGGACTTATagaatgacagtgacagtgaaaGAGAGCAAGATTATGAGTGAAAGCTGCAAGATAACACAGTTCATTTAAATAACAAAATATGTGAGAATGTTATTTGTATGCATCTTGCTGTGTCAGATAGCAGAAAAGTATTTTTATGCCTAAGACTATATATTTTTCAAAGGTGATGTCTGTTAATTATGAAGGTAAGATATTGCCAAGGAGTGAATTTTATATTTCAGCCCAAATTAATTTCATCGGAGATATATATGTCTTTACAGTTTTAACTGTGACCTCCCTAAAGTAAGTTTGAATATGCTATatacaataatatcattaccccCCCAATCCtgtgcccgttgttgtcgtgggggggcttaggagacaaagactgagacccaatacagggatctcccctgcctagggcctcagccctcgactcaactaattttgcatggtcttttccccctccagctttttgtttctgtcccttctccaaccctttttactatctacttcctaaggtgtaagagccgtgctgaaaggatgaaaggcttacCTTGTACCAATCCTGAACAGCCTGCGGGAATCATGGGCATGGTACTCCCAATTTATTGTCTGGCCCTTACCCTCTTAGAGCATGGGGGTAGACTGTTTATGCTGCTTTATATAATCAAAGtttcccatgaccagtaatgaagatgtaaacCCCATAttaggcaatgaggcttgcccctttatcaaatagccccaccccaggctctcctttgaccgcgactctgaacactgaaactactacccatattaggcaatgaggcttgcccctttatcaaatagccccaccccaggctctcctttgaccgcgactctgaacactgaaactactacccactcctcaatgcctactagtgccttacccacccaagcagagactcaatctccagaaaacattcctaccctcccaacttcctcaaattcatcaactttacccccacaaccttcatcaagcaccccatcctcccttattactaccttacagccttattctccaccaCTCCGTAAtattccctcttccacacgtccccgaccatccaccaccaccaaccctacaaatatcttaaatactctgtttagcccagctaaatgggactgattttttgtgatcccttctacagctccttactcaggcaacacttctctttcaacaatgcctccaa
It contains:
- the LOC138861266 gene encoding uncharacterized protein — protein: MTGLYSGRLRSSMSGYRRRHDAPYQTLSYKGGDNSHYEKGRTQTPPQKNKLQTFLSHDSDSSRVTEGENGLYLADVGCGFPTLTAVNLKKDIGKVFLECCLEYCLVKKGQQFIRMHCAGDCIPEGEEGNVNSEGWRPVFSFNLTPRDLSFFKHSMKLIYVDKETSPYFGELHAICYISSHEMIAVKNEELIQSKAIEGSRENAFCNLRKVRSRVKQRQDELIEVLYENFFMIPRTEVDIALKKFFNMK